From one Pseudomonas fluorescens genomic stretch:
- a CDS encoding chemotaxis protein CheW translates to MNDLQPRRNQDAASHGTLYLVFRIGDQRFALDAHEVAEVLPRLPLKSIAQTPAWVAGVLAHRGTLVPVIDVGALSFGLPAPVRTSTRLVLVHYRVDPLRPDLLLGLILEQATDTLRCDSAEFQPYGLDNQQAPYLGPVREDAHGLLQRIGVQDLLSAEVRQLLFPPELAASGEGSA, encoded by the coding sequence GTACCTGGTGTTTCGCATTGGCGATCAGCGCTTTGCCCTGGACGCCCATGAAGTCGCCGAAGTGCTGCCGCGCCTGCCGCTCAAGTCCATTGCCCAGACGCCGGCCTGGGTTGCCGGGGTGTTGGCCCACCGTGGCACGCTGGTGCCGGTGATCGACGTCGGCGCCTTGAGTTTCGGCCTGCCGGCGCCCGTGCGCACCAGCACACGCCTGGTGCTGGTGCACTACCGCGTCGACCCGTTGCGCCCGGACTTGCTGCTGGGGCTGATCCTCGAACAGGCCACCGATACCCTGCGTTGCGATTCCGCCGAGTTCCAGCCTTATGGCCTGGACAACCAGCAGGCGCCTTACCTGGGCCCGGTACGCGAGGATGCCCACGGTTTGCTCCAGCGCATCGGTGTGCAGGACCTGCTCAGTGCCGAGGTGCGCCAGTTGTTGTTCCCACCTGAGCTTGCGGCAAGCGGCGAGGGCTCGGCATGA